In Vigna angularis cultivar LongXiaoDou No.4 chromosome 8, ASM1680809v1, whole genome shotgun sequence, the DNA window GTTCATCATTATTGACTAAGGTGAAAtcattatgtaaaaaaaaataccatctTGGATTTGAGAAACTGGATTGGCTTTACTCAATCAACGAGCTGCGATGGAAGTGACAATTTGAGTAGCTTCTATATCTAATCCAGAAGAAGTCAAGGATCTCTCCAGTGTAGAGGAAGATGGTTGAGTGAGAAGGGAGAGACTAAGTACAATTTCTGCTATGGTTGGTCTGGACAAAGACTTGTCTGCAGTACAATTCACTGCCAAGGAGGCCAAGCTGAGAGCATAATCAATAGGATAATAATTATCTAACTTAGGATCCATCCATTTTCTGAGCCTCTCCTCTCTATTCTCTTCTTGATCAAAGATCTTCCAAATGTCCTTCCACAGCATAACCACCTCACCCTTATCTTTGGTTGTCATGGCTTTCTTGCCAGTAAGTAATTCTATCAGAACCACCCCAAAAGCAAATACATCTATTTTTGACATCATGGGGTTGGTAAAAGTTCTGGCCATGGAAAAATTTGCTATCTTGGCCTTGAAGTTAGAGTCAAGAAGGATATTACTGCTGGTGATGTCCCTGTGGACTATTCTTGGATAAGCATGTTCATGCATGTACTGCAGACCCATTGCAACATCCACTGCTATGCTTATCCTATGGCACCATGTAAGCGTGGTCCTTGAGTTTGATGTCTCTGAACAAGACTTGGCGAAAAGCCAGTCATCAAGAGACCTATTTTCTGCATATTCATAAACCACAAAACAATTTCCATCATTGTCTGATGAGACACCCATTAGTTTCACCAGATTTCCATGACTCACCTTCTGCAGAATTTTCAGCTCCTCCGTGACATCTTCCTTGAATCTTTTTATTGCTAAAACCTTACCCTCTATGTTAGCCTTGTACACTGATTCCCCAATCTTGCACTGCTCACTGAGGTTCATGGTAGCTTCCAAGATTGCACCAGTTTCATACATGGTAGGCTTACTTACGTAGCATGAAACTCCAGAAAGTAGTTTATCTACAGTTTCAGCTGATGAGGCACTCCTATTCAAACTCTTCATTTTCAGAAAATATACATACACCAGT includes these proteins:
- the LOC128193818 gene encoding serine/threonine receptor-like kinase NFP, whose product is MAALFVSLCLRAQILYVVLMFFTCIAAQSQQTNGTNFSCPSDSPPSCETYVTYITQSPNFLSVTSVSNIFDTSPLSIARASNIENEEDKLIPSQVLLIPVTCGCTGNRSFANISYEINPGDSFYFVATTSYQNLTNWHVVMDLNPTLSPNTLPVGIQVVIPLFCKCPSKNQLDRGKKYLITHVWQPNDNVSLVSNKFGASPEDILSENNYGQNFTAANNLPVLIPVTRLPDLIQSPSDGRKHRIGLPVIIGISLGCTLLVVVSAILLVYVYFLKMKSLNRSASSAETVDKLLSGVSCYVSKPTMYETGAILEATMNLSEQCKIGESVYKANIEGKVLAIKRFKEDVTEELKILQKVSHGNLVKLMGVSSDNDGNCFVVYEYAENRSLDDWLFAKSCSETSNSRTTLTWCHRISIAVDVAMGLQYMHEHAYPRIVHRDITSSNILLDSNFKAKIANFSMARTFTNPMMSKIDVFAFGVVLIELLTGKKAMTTKDKGEVVMLWKDIWKIFDQEENREERLRKWMDPKLDNYYPIDYALSLASLAVNCTADKSLSRPTIAEIVLSLSLLTQPSSSTLERSLTSSGLDIEATQIVTSIAAR